A genome region from Defluviimonas aquaemixtae includes the following:
- the cobS gene encoding cobaltochelatase subunit CobS → MADTMLDATAKPTEEVSVREMFGIDTEMKVKGFAEKTDRVPDIDPTYKFDPDTTLAILAGFAYNRRVMIQGYHGTGKSTHIEQVAAHLNWPCVRVNLDSHISRIDLIGKDAIKLRDGKQVTEFHEGILPWALRNPVAIVFDEYDAGRADVMFVIQRVLEHDGKLTLLDQNEIITPNPCFRLFATSNTVGLGDTTGLYHGVQQINQAQMDRWSMVATLNYLSHDAEAAIVLAKNPHYNTDKGRKTIGQMVTVADLTRTAFMNGDLSTVMSPRTVINWAQNAEIFRNIGYGFRLTFLNKCDELERQTVAEFYQRCFDEELPESAASQSIR, encoded by the coding sequence ATGGCGGACACGATGCTGGATGCGACTGCGAAACCCACCGAGGAAGTCTCCGTTCGGGAGATGTTCGGGATCGATACCGAGATGAAGGTCAAGGGGTTCGCCGAGAAGACCGACCGCGTGCCGGATATCGACCCGACCTACAAGTTCGACCCCGACACCACCCTGGCCATTCTGGCAGGCTTTGCGTACAACCGTCGGGTGATGATCCAAGGCTATCACGGCACCGGAAAATCGACGCATATCGAGCAGGTCGCCGCGCATCTCAACTGGCCTTGCGTGCGGGTGAACCTCGACAGCCACATCAGCCGGATCGACCTCATCGGCAAGGACGCGATCAAGCTGCGCGACGGCAAGCAGGTGACCGAGTTCCACGAGGGCATCCTGCCCTGGGCGCTGCGTAATCCGGTCGCCATCGTCTTCGACGAGTACGACGCCGGTCGGGCGGACGTGATGTTCGTAATCCAGCGCGTGCTGGAGCATGACGGCAAGCTGACGCTTCTCGATCAGAACGAGATCATCACGCCCAACCCCTGCTTCCGGCTTTTCGCCACCTCGAACACCGTGGGTCTTGGCGACACGACCGGCCTCTATCACGGCGTCCAGCAGATCAACCAAGCGCAGATGGACCGCTGGTCGATGGTGGCGACGCTCAATTATCTCTCGCATGACGCCGAGGCGGCGATCGTTCTGGCCAAGAACCCGCATTACAACACCGACAAGGGCAGGAAGACGATCGGCCAGATGGTGACGGTGGCGGACCTCACCCGGACGGCCTTCATGAACGGCGACCTCTCGACGGTGATGAGCCCGCGGACGGTGATCAACTGGGCCCAGAATGCCGAGATCTTCCGTAATATCGGCTACGGCTTCCGGCTGACCTTCCTCAACAAATGCGACGAGCTGGAGCGGCAGACCGTCGCCGAGTTCTACCAGCGCTGCTTCGACGAGGAACTGCCGGAGAGTGCGGCGAGCCAGAGCATAAGGTGA
- a CDS encoding aspartate/glutamate racemase family protein — MHVGLIGGIGPAATIVYYQRLSDRVREAGGRLDLTIVNAHVYDLIANVNADRREAQAGIYAELIERLKAAGADCAAITSLGGHFCFTETERVAALPLVSAVRPLDAHFAGRELRKVGLLGTEVVMRTRLYGQLENTEAVAPEGDLVALGKVYQDMATSGRCTAEQRAIFLEAGRGMVEDQGAEAVILAGTDLNLAFDGQEPGYEVLDALDVHVAVLADLASDRLSLADLALGHAA, encoded by the coding sequence ATGCATGTCGGATTGATCGGTGGTATCGGACCCGCGGCAACGATTGTCTATTACCAGCGGCTGAGCGACAGGGTGCGTGAAGCCGGCGGGCGGCTCGACTTGACCATCGTCAATGCGCATGTCTACGACCTGATCGCCAATGTGAACGCGGACAGGCGCGAGGCGCAGGCGGGGATCTATGCAGAGTTGATCGAGCGGCTGAAGGCCGCAGGCGCGGATTGCGCCGCGATCACGTCCCTCGGCGGGCATTTCTGCTTTACCGAGACAGAGCGGGTTGCCGCCCTGCCGCTCGTCAGTGCCGTGCGTCCGCTCGACGCGCATTTCGCCGGGCGGGAATTGCGCAAGGTGGGCCTTCTGGGCACCGAGGTTGTGATGCGTACGCGCCTTTACGGTCAACTCGAAAATACGGAAGCCGTCGCGCCGGAAGGCGATCTCGTAGCGCTCGGCAAAGTCTATCAAGACATGGCAACCTCGGGTCGCTGCACCGCCGAGCAGCGCGCCATTTTCCTCGAAGCGGGCCGTGGGATGGTCGAGGATCAGGGCGCAGAGGCCGTCATCCTGGCCGGGACCGATCTCAACCTGGCGTTCGACGGGCAGGAGCCGGGCTACGAGGTGCTCGACGCGCTCGACGTGCACGTCGCCGTGCTTGCCGACCTGGCATCGGATCGGCTGTCCTTGGCCGACCTGGCACTGGGGCACGCCGCATGA
- the cobT gene encoding cobaltochelatase subunit CobT, producing the protein MTQRSDNPADPFKKALAEATKTMADDPELTVSYSVDPPGQTAETMRLPQVSRRMTRDEVLIARGTADAFALRHRHHDAKVASKYEPAGQMARDLYEAMETARCEAVGARAMPGTLGNIDAKIGAEAERKGYGQIRAAQDAPLAQAAGYLIRHLTTGRKLPGGADNVMELWRPFIEEQAGGTLEGLDDVLADQAAFARFARQIIRDLGYGDQLGDDPDMEDESEGDEAEQEEEQESPDSEEGQDESDDADASPDRSQEDEDDTTQAEVSMDEMAEMEDGDEAEMPEGEAPLEPPPPAPHSDADPNYAVYTADFDEEIKAEDLAEPVELERLRAYLDQQLEPLKGAVSRLANKLQRRLQAQQNRSWEFDREEGILDAGRLARVVANPTTPLSFKVEKDMEFRDTVVTLLLDNSGSMRGRPISIAAICADVLARTLERCQVKVEILGFTTRAWKGGQSRERWLAEGRPQQPGRLNDLRHIIYKSADAPWRRARPNLGLMMKEGLLKENIDGEALEWAHRRVVGRPEQRKILMVISDGAPVDDSTLSVNPANYLEKHLRDVIAMVERRKAVELIAIGIGHDVTRYYDRAVTITDVEQLAGAMTEQLAALFDADPRARARVMGIRRVG; encoded by the coding sequence ATGACCCAACGTTCCGACAATCCCGCCGATCCGTTCAAGAAGGCGCTCGCCGAGGCCACCAAGACGATGGCCGACGACCCGGAGCTCACGGTCTCCTACTCCGTAGATCCGCCGGGCCAGACCGCCGAGACCATGCGTCTGCCGCAGGTCTCGCGGCGGATGACACGCGACGAGGTACTGATCGCGCGCGGAACTGCGGATGCCTTCGCGCTCCGCCACCGTCACCATGACGCCAAAGTCGCCTCGAAGTATGAGCCCGCCGGCCAGATGGCGCGCGATCTCTACGAGGCGATGGAGACCGCTCGCTGCGAGGCGGTCGGCGCCCGCGCCATGCCCGGCACGCTCGGCAATATCGACGCCAAGATCGGGGCTGAGGCTGAGCGCAAGGGCTACGGCCAAATCCGCGCCGCGCAGGACGCGCCGCTCGCGCAGGCTGCAGGCTATCTCATCCGCCACCTTACGACCGGCCGCAAGCTGCCGGGCGGAGCGGACAACGTGATGGAGCTTTGGCGGCCCTTCATCGAGGAGCAGGCGGGCGGCACGCTTGAAGGGCTCGACGATGTGCTCGCAGATCAGGCCGCTTTCGCCCGCTTCGCGCGGCAAATCATCCGCGACCTCGGCTACGGCGACCAGCTCGGCGACGACCCCGACATGGAGGACGAATCCGAGGGCGACGAAGCCGAGCAGGAGGAAGAACAGGAAAGCCCCGACAGCGAAGAGGGGCAGGACGAGTCCGACGACGCGGATGCGAGCCCCGACCGGAGCCAAGAGGACGAGGACGACACCACGCAGGCCGAAGTCTCGATGGACGAGATGGCCGAGATGGAAGACGGCGACGAGGCCGAGATGCCCGAGGGAGAAGCGCCTTTGGAGCCGCCGCCGCCCGCGCCGCATTCCGACGCGGACCCGAACTACGCCGTCTATACGGCTGATTTCGACGAGGAAATCAAGGCCGAAGACCTTGCCGAACCGGTAGAGCTGGAGCGGCTGCGCGCCTATTTGGACCAGCAGCTCGAGCCGCTGAAAGGTGCCGTGAGCCGGCTGGCCAACAAGCTTCAGCGCAGGCTGCAGGCGCAGCAGAACCGGTCGTGGGAGTTCGACCGCGAGGAAGGCATCCTCGATGCCGGCCGGCTGGCCCGGGTCGTCGCGAACCCGACGACGCCCCTCTCGTTCAAGGTCGAGAAGGACATGGAGTTCCGCGACACCGTCGTGACGCTGCTTCTCGACAATTCCGGCTCGATGCGCGGGCGGCCCATCTCCATCGCGGCGATCTGCGCCGACGTTCTCGCGCGCACGCTCGAACGCTGTCAGGTGAAAGTCGAAATCCTCGGCTTCACCACCCGCGCATGGAAAGGTGGGCAAAGTCGCGAACGCTGGCTTGCCGAGGGTCGGCCGCAGCAGCCGGGGCGGCTGAACGACCTGCGCCACATCATCTACAAATCCGCCGATGCGCCTTGGCGGCGGGCACGACCCAATTTGGGGCTGATGATGAAGGAAGGGCTCCTGAAGGAAAATATCGACGGCGAGGCGCTGGAATGGGCCCACCGGCGTGTCGTCGGGCGGCCCGAGCAGCGCAAGATCCTCATGGTGATCTCCGATGGCGCGCCGGTCGACGACTCGACCCTGTCAGTCAACCCCGCGAACTACCTCGAAAAGCACCTGCGCGACGTGATCGCGATGGTGGAGCGCCGGAAGGCCGTCGAACTGATCGCGATCGGCATCGGCCACGATGTGACGCGCTATTATGACCGGGCGGTCACGATCACCGATGTCGAACAGCTCGCAGGCGCCATGACCGAGCAGCTCGCCGCGCTCTTCGATGCCGACCCGCGGGCGCGGGCGCGTGTGATGGGGATCAGGAGAGTCGGGTGA
- a CDS encoding aminopeptidase P family protein: MFQSFETTARPEQGPPRLAALRAAFGAAGLDGFIVPRADAHQGEYVAPADQRLAWLTGFTGSAGFCIALSDIAGIFVDGRYRSQVKAQVDTDAFTPVPWPEMKPGDWLKVHLPQGGRVAFDPWLHTKKEIAELERTLEGSGIEACPEKNFVDEVWTDRPKPPVGPVAIQPLEFAGETAESKRTRLGAELAEGGQEVAVLTLPDSISWLLNIRGSDIERNPVVQAFALLHATGRLTLFVAPEKLTDEVRSHFGPDVTLRPPAAFAPALRTLTGPVRVDRATAPLQVVLELEEAGIDIAWAPDPCLLPKAKKNAAEIAGMVEAHLRDGAAMVEFLAWLDTEAPRGRLTEVDVVKALEGFRRATNALREISFETICGTGPNGALPHYRVSEQSNRPLSSGEIVVIDSGGQYVDGTTDITRTVVIGPVDPEAKAAFTRVLQGMIAISRLRWPRGIAGAHLDSIARYNLWLAGQDYDHGTGHGVGCYLSVHEGPQRLSRTGDVPLEPGMILSNEPGYYREGSFGIRIENLVLVEEASAVPGGDPSRKMLSFRTLTFAPIDRRLIDAGALTEAERTWLNAYHAEVAGRIGARVSAPAREWLAAATRPV; this comes from the coding sequence ATGTTCCAGTCCTTCGAGACGACCGCCCGCCCTGAGCAGGGTCCGCCCCGCCTCGCGGCGCTGCGCGCGGCCTTCGGCGCGGCGGGCCTTGACGGTTTCATCGTGCCCCGCGCCGACGCGCATCAGGGAGAATACGTCGCGCCCGCCGATCAGCGGCTCGCCTGGCTAACCGGGTTCACGGGCTCGGCCGGATTCTGTATCGCGCTCAGCGACATCGCAGGGATCTTCGTCGACGGGCGCTATCGGTCGCAGGTGAAGGCGCAGGTCGACACGGATGCCTTCACGCCCGTGCCGTGGCCGGAAATGAAGCCGGGCGACTGGCTGAAGGTACACCTCCCACAGGGCGGACGGGTCGCCTTCGACCCGTGGCTCCACACCAAAAAGGAGATCGCAGAGCTTGAAAGGACGCTTGAAGGAAGCGGCATAGAGGCCTGCCCCGAAAAGAATTTCGTCGACGAGGTATGGACCGATCGGCCCAAGCCTCCGGTCGGCCCGGTCGCGATCCAGCCGCTCGAATTCGCCGGCGAGACAGCGGAATCCAAGCGAACCCGGCTCGGCGCGGAGCTCGCCGAGGGGGGGCAGGAGGTCGCGGTCCTGACCCTGCCGGATTCGATCTCCTGGCTCCTAAACATCCGCGGCTCCGACATCGAGCGGAACCCGGTCGTCCAGGCCTTCGCCTTACTGCATGCGACGGGGCGGCTGACGCTCTTCGTCGCGCCCGAGAAGCTCACAGACGAGGTGCGCTCGCATTTTGGCCCAGATGTCACGCTCCGCCCGCCTGCGGCTTTCGCGCCAGCGCTGCGCACCCTGACCGGCCCGGTGCGCGTCGACCGCGCGACGGCGCCCCTGCAGGTCGTGCTGGAGCTCGAGGAAGCAGGGATTGACATCGCCTGGGCTCCCGACCCCTGCCTCCTACCCAAGGCGAAGAAGAACGCAGCAGAGATCGCGGGGATGGTGGAAGCGCATCTTCGCGACGGCGCGGCAATGGTCGAGTTCCTGGCCTGGCTGGATACCGAGGCCCCGCGGGGACGCTTGACCGAAGTCGACGTGGTCAAAGCTCTCGAAGGGTTCCGACGCGCGACCAACGCGCTCCGCGAGATCAGCTTCGAGACGATCTGCGGCACAGGGCCGAACGGCGCCCTGCCTCATTACCGCGTGAGCGAGCAGTCGAACCGGCCGCTGAGTTCCGGCGAGATCGTCGTTATCGATTCCGGTGGCCAGTATGTTGACGGCACGACCGATATCACGCGGACGGTCGTCATCGGGCCGGTGGACCCCGAGGCGAAGGCCGCCTTTACCCGCGTGCTCCAGGGCATGATTGCGATCTCGCGCCTGCGCTGGCCCAGAGGCATCGCAGGCGCGCATCTCGATTCCATCGCGCGCTACAATCTCTGGCTCGCCGGTCAGGACTACGACCACGGCACCGGTCATGGCGTCGGTTGCTACCTGTCGGTCCATGAGGGACCGCAACGGCTGTCGCGGACAGGTGACGTGCCGCTGGAGCCCGGTATGATCCTTTCGAACGAACCCGGCTACTACCGCGAAGGCTCGTTCGGCATCCGGATCGAGAATCTCGTGCTGGTCGAGGAGGCGTCCGCCGTTCCGGGCGGCGACCCGAGCCGGAAGATGCTGAGCTTTCGCACACTGACCTTTGCGCCGATCGACCGGCGGCTGATCGACGCGGGGGCCTTGACGGAGGCCGAACGCACATGGCTGAATGCCTATCACGCCGAGGTCGCGGGCCGGATCGGGGCGCGTGTATCGGCTCCCGCGCGCGAGTGGCTCGCCGCGGCGACAAGGCCGGTCTGA
- a CDS encoding DUF427 domain-containing protein, with the protein MTDDIRIREIGGTWVVRAGGAVIGETKRALELAEGGYPPVIYFPREDIAMDFLDRSQKETVCPHKGSANYYTIAAKSGPIADAAWTYESPSAGMEAIASHLAFYPDKVTVERL; encoded by the coding sequence ATGACGGATGACATCCGGATTCGTGAAATAGGCGGCACCTGGGTCGTACGCGCGGGCGGGGCGGTGATTGGCGAGACGAAACGGGCGTTGGAGCTTGCCGAAGGCGGCTATCCGCCGGTGATCTATTTCCCGCGCGAGGACATCGCGATGGACTTCCTCGACCGCAGCCAGAAGGAAACGGTCTGCCCGCACAAGGGTTCGGCCAACTACTACACCATCGCGGCGAAGAGCGGACCGATCGCCGATGCTGCGTGGACTTACGAAAGCCCGTCTGCGGGCATGGAGGCAATTGCGAGCCACCTCGCCTTCTATCCGGACAAGGTGACGGTCGAAAGGCTTTGA
- a CDS encoding chloride channel protein: MWRAARAEAAQALSVMRHKGPSQIQFWFIALCIGVAAGTAALFFRKGIAALQTFLYGSDDVQLASVAGTLPWWWVLCVPVIGGLVVGLILHRFTPDGRVRAVADVIEGAALREGRVERRAGLASAAASLITLSSGGSSGREGPVVHLAAVISTWVSNRINASGITGRDLLGCAVAGAVSASFNAPIAGAIFALEVVLRHFAVHAFAPIAIAAVAGTVINRLEFGGVTEFTLPAEGGLSFYVELPAFLLLGLVSGVVAAILMRAVIFAEDLGNDIQRNIGLPRYLRPMLAGALLGAIAIPFPHIIGVGYETTSAALTGQIGLGAAVLFTVVKVIAVAVTMGGRMGGGMFSPALVVGALTGLAFGLIATDILPDVSGAETVYALAGMGAVAAAVLGAPISTTLIVFELTGDWETGIAVMTAVSLSTALASRLVDRSFFLTQLERRGVHLAAGPQAYLAETIRLAAILRPTDHRRAATEKQCQAMIEDGVVLGETQTLEAALRTFEATGADFIPVTRAGAPGEGPELIGAVFQTDALRAYARALADVAAEEHS; encoded by the coding sequence ATGTGGCGGGCGGCTCGGGCCGAAGCCGCGCAGGCGCTGTCCGTTATGCGCCACAAAGGGCCAAGCCAGATCCAGTTCTGGTTCATCGCGCTTTGCATCGGCGTCGCGGCCGGGACAGCCGCGCTGTTCTTCCGCAAGGGCATTGCGGCGCTTCAGACATTCCTCTACGGCAGCGACGATGTGCAGCTTGCCTCCGTCGCGGGCACGTTGCCCTGGTGGTGGGTGCTCTGCGTGCCGGTGATCGGCGGCCTTGTCGTTGGCCTGATCCTGCACCGGTTCACGCCGGATGGCCGGGTGCGCGCTGTCGCCGACGTGATCGAGGGCGCGGCCCTGCGCGAAGGCAGGGTGGAGCGCCGCGCGGGCCTCGCCTCGGCAGCCGCTTCGCTGATCACGCTCAGCTCGGGCGGCTCGTCGGGCCGCGAGGGGCCCGTCGTCCATCTTGCCGCGGTGATTTCGACCTGGGTATCGAACCGGATCAATGCCAGCGGGATCACAGGGCGCGACCTTCTGGGCTGCGCAGTGGCCGGAGCTGTATCGGCGAGCTTCAATGCGCCCATCGCGGGGGCGATCTTCGCGCTCGAAGTCGTGCTGAGGCACTTCGCCGTTCACGCCTTCGCGCCCATTGCCATCGCGGCCGTCGCCGGGACGGTCATCAATAGGCTTGAATTCGGTGGCGTGACGGAATTTACGTTGCCCGCAGAAGGGGGCCTTTCCTTCTATGTCGAGCTGCCCGCCTTTCTGCTTCTCGGCCTTGTCTCGGGGGTGGTGGCCGCGATCCTGATGCGCGCGGTGATCTTTGCCGAGGATCTGGGCAATGACATCCAGCGCAACATAGGATTGCCGCGTTACTTGCGCCCGATGCTCGCCGGAGCTCTGCTCGGAGCAATCGCGATCCCGTTTCCCCACATCATCGGAGTGGGCTACGAGACCACCTCGGCCGCGCTGACGGGCCAGATTGGGCTTGGCGCGGCAGTGCTGTTCACTGTCGTCAAAGTGATCGCGGTCGCGGTGACGATGGGCGGGCGCATGGGCGGCGGCATGTTCTCGCCCGCACTCGTCGTCGGCGCGCTCACCGGGCTCGCCTTCGGCTTGATCGCAACGGACATCCTGCCGGATGTGTCGGGCGCAGAGACGGTCTATGCGCTGGCCGGCATGGGCGCGGTCGCGGCTGCGGTGCTCGGTGCGCCGATCTCGACGACGCTCATCGTCTTCGAATTGACCGGCGACTGGGAGACGGGGATCGCCGTGATGACGGCGGTGTCGCTGTCGACCGCGCTTGCGTCGCGGTTGGTCGACCGGTCGTTCTTCCTGACACAGCTCGAACGGCGGGGCGTGCATCTTGCGGCTGGTCCCCAAGCCTATCTGGCCGAGACAATCCGTCTTGCCGCGATCCTGCGGCCGACGGACCACCGTCGCGCCGCGACAGAGAAGCAGTGCCAAGCGATGATCGAGGACGGCGTCGTGCTGGGCGAAACCCAGACGCTCGAAGCGGCGCTTAGGACCTTCGAGGCGACGGGGGCCGATTTCATACCGGTGACGCGTGCCGGCGCCCCCGGCGAGGGTCCCGAACTCATCGGCGCAGTCTTCCAGACCGATGCGCTCAGGGCCTATGCGCGCGCGCTGGCGGACGTCGCCGCCGAGGAGCACAGCTGA
- a CDS encoding FAD-binding oxidoreductase, with protein sequence MPNEQALAELQSFLGDRLARSKSERTQHGVNETWFPPTLPDAVAYPQTTEEVSRIVATCARSGCPVVAWGTGTSLEGHALAIAGGISLDMGRMNRVLEVRAEDMQAVVQPGVTREALNTELRATGLMFPVDPGANASLGGMAATRASGTTTVRYGTMRDNVMALEVVLADGRVIRTGTQARKSSAGYDLTGLFVGSEGTLGIITELTLRLHGQPEAISAAVCAFDDFEAAVATVIATIQMGIPMARIEFVDETTAAIFNAQNGTQLPEKPHLMVEFHGSESSAADDARRFGEVVADMGGAHFDWATTTENRNRLWAMRHGAYPACIASRPGCMGLVTDICVPISRLAEAVRETREDIAKSGISGPILGHVGDGNFHAILLIERDNAEELKTAKALARRMAERALRLGGTITGEHGVGAGKKDLMTMEHGEAWDVMARIKRALDPDGILNPGKVVEVAQ encoded by the coding sequence ATGCCCAACGAACAGGCGCTTGCCGAACTACAGTCCTTCTTAGGAGATCGCCTCGCGCGGTCCAAGTCCGAACGCACCCAGCATGGAGTCAACGAGACCTGGTTTCCACCGACTCTCCCCGACGCGGTCGCATACCCTCAGACGACCGAGGAGGTTTCGCGCATCGTTGCCACTTGTGCCCGAAGCGGCTGCCCCGTCGTGGCCTGGGGGACGGGAACGTCGCTTGAAGGTCACGCGCTGGCGATCGCGGGCGGTATCAGCCTCGACATGGGCCGGATGAACCGCGTGTTGGAGGTTCGAGCGGAAGACATGCAGGCGGTTGTCCAGCCGGGCGTGACGCGCGAAGCCTTGAATACCGAACTGCGCGCCACGGGCCTGATGTTTCCGGTCGATCCCGGTGCCAACGCCTCGCTTGGCGGCATGGCCGCGACCCGAGCTTCCGGCACGACTACGGTGCGATACGGCACGATGCGCGACAACGTGATGGCGCTCGAAGTGGTGCTGGCCGATGGGCGCGTCATCCGCACCGGGACGCAGGCGCGCAAATCCTCGGCGGGCTACGACCTGACGGGGCTTTTCGTTGGCTCCGAAGGCACGCTTGGGATCATCACCGAACTCACGCTTCGGCTCCACGGCCAGCCCGAAGCGATCTCGGCTGCGGTCTGCGCCTTCGACGACTTCGAGGCCGCCGTCGCCACCGTCATCGCGACCATCCAGATGGGCATTCCGATGGCGCGGATCGAGTTCGTTGACGAGACAACCGCGGCGATCTTCAATGCGCAGAACGGCACTCAGCTGCCCGAGAAGCCGCATCTAATGGTGGAGTTCCACGGCTCGGAAAGCTCTGCGGCCGACGACGCCCGGCGATTCGGCGAAGTGGTGGCCGACATGGGTGGCGCGCATTTCGACTGGGCCACGACGACGGAGAATCGCAATCGGCTTTGGGCGATGCGCCACGGTGCCTACCCGGCCTGCATCGCCTCGCGGCCCGGCTGCATGGGCCTTGTAACCGATATCTGCGTGCCGATCTCGCGGCTCGCCGAAGCGGTGCGCGAAACGCGCGAGGATATCGCGAAATCGGGTATTTCCGGCCCGATCCTCGGCCATGTCGGCGACGGCAACTTTCATGCGATCCTGCTGATCGAGCGGGACAATGCGGAAGAACTTAAGACCGCCAAGGCGCTCGCGCGGCGCATGGCGGAGCGGGCGCTGCGACTCGGCGGAACGATCACGGGCGAACATGGCGTAGGCGCCGGAAAGAAGGATCTGATGACGATGGAACATGGAGAGGCCTGGGACGTGATGGCCCGCATCAAGCGCGCGCTCGATCCCGATGGCATTCTCAATCCGGGCAAAGTCGTGGAGGTCGCGCAATGA
- a CDS encoding SgcJ/EcaC family oxidoreductase: MRLAEPAAFPRAFANAWSAHDARAMAALFAEDADFLTLTGHWAEGQKAITETIAGELAGAFARAKLVTGRTKSRAISPGVALVMQRFVLSGILNADGSDAGRIGAVLSAVLTATDGGWIVSAAQFTAEG, from the coding sequence ATGAGGCTAGCTGAGCCCGCTGCCTTTCCCCGCGCCTTCGCCAACGCCTGGTCGGCACACGATGCTCGCGCGATGGCCGCGCTTTTTGCTGAGGATGCCGATTTCCTGACCCTTACCGGACATTGGGCCGAGGGGCAGAAGGCAATAACCGAAACGATCGCGGGCGAGCTTGCGGGCGCCTTCGCGCGCGCCAAACTTGTCACCGGCCGGACCAAGTCCCGCGCGATTTCCCCCGGGGTCGCCCTCGTCATGCAACGCTTCGTGCTATCGGGCATTCTCAACGCAGACGGCAGCGACGCCGGCCGGATCGGGGCTGTGCTGTCGGCCGTCCTGACTGCGACAGACGGGGGATGGATCGTCTCTGCGGCGCAGTTCACCGCGGAAGGATGA
- a CDS encoding acylphosphatase produces MKEIAYSIRVTGHVQGVAYRAWTRSEAQLLGVRGWVRNRGDGSVEALVAGPEDRVKEMVAAMSEGPGAARVTDVWTEPAEPANVPQGFKITG; encoded by the coding sequence ATGAAAGAGATCGCCTATTCCATTCGCGTCACTGGTCATGTGCAGGGTGTGGCGTATCGCGCATGGACACGGTCGGAAGCGCAGCTCCTCGGCGTGCGTGGCTGGGTACGGAACCGCGGCGACGGTTCGGTTGAGGCACTCGTCGCAGGTCCCGAGGACCGCGTGAAAGAGATGGTCGCCGCAATGAGCGAGGGGCCGGGCGCCGCGCGCGTGACCGATGTCTGGACCGAGCCGGCCGAACCTGCGAATGTTCCGCAAGGGTTTAAGATAACAGGATAA